A region of Polyangiaceae bacterium DNA encodes the following proteins:
- a CDS encoding PIN domain-containing protein, with translation MIAIDTSSWGAYLADHSGADVEKVELALEHGHAVLPPPVLCELLSNPKLPASTAKLFLALPQLDLLDGFWERSGVLRAKVLARGLRARLADTLIAQTCIDHHVPLVTRDPDFRHFVRVGKLELA, from the coding sequence GTGATCGCGATCGACACCAGCTCGTGGGGCGCGTATCTGGCGGACCACTCTGGCGCTGATGTCGAAAAGGTCGAGCTTGCGCTCGAGCACGGGCACGCCGTTCTTCCACCTCCGGTACTGTGCGAGCTGTTGAGCAATCCAAAGTTGCCCGCTTCGACCGCCAAGCTGTTCCTGGCTCTGCCCCAGCTCGACTTGTTGGATGGCTTTTGGGAGCGTTCCGGCGTGTTGCGTGCGAAGGTCCTGGCCCGCGGCCTGCGCGCACGGCTCGCGGACACCTTGATCGCACAGACCTGCATCGATCATCATGTGCCGCTCGTCACGCGGGACCCCGACTTCCGGCACTTCGTTCGAGTGGGCAAGCTCGAGCTCGCCTAG
- a CDS encoding tyrosine-type recombinase/integrase, whose protein sequence is MGKLLESASVSELTPARLRAWARETAARDTSAGRVRQQYAAVRFLFRRTLGRPEAVAFLSRRAGPRRLPVVLSTGEVMRLLGALRSPVFRTMFLTMYATGLRLSEACALKMEDVDVERGVIRVTGAKGGHERLVTLGARLAGVLRAYACVVRPAPPWLFASRRGRPVHAEVARRALARAAQDAGIPKRVTPHVLRHTFATHSLEQGTELPVIQQLLGHKSPRSTARYVHVSCSTVAAARTPIDDATFAL, encoded by the coding sequence GTGGGCAAGCTGCTCGAGTCGGCCAGCGTGAGCGAGCTGACTCCGGCGCGCCTGCGCGCCTGGGCTCGTGAGACGGCGGCCCGTGACACCAGCGCGGGCCGCGTGCGCCAGCAGTACGCCGCCGTCCGCTTCCTGTTCCGGAGGACGCTGGGCCGGCCGGAGGCGGTCGCGTTCCTGTCTCGCCGCGCCGGGCCCCGGCGCTTGCCGGTCGTGCTGAGCACGGGCGAGGTGATGAGGCTCCTGGGCGCGCTGCGCTCGCCCGTCTTTCGGACGATGTTCCTGACCATGTACGCCACCGGCCTGCGCCTGTCGGAGGCGTGCGCGCTGAAGATGGAGGACGTGGACGTCGAGCGCGGCGTGATCCGCGTGACCGGCGCGAAGGGCGGGCACGAGCGGCTGGTGACGCTTGGCGCTCGCCTCGCCGGCGTGCTCCGCGCCTACGCGTGCGTCGTGAGACCAGCGCCACCGTGGTTGTTCGCGTCCCGTCGCGGGCGTCCAGTTCACGCCGAGGTCGCGCGGCGAGCGCTCGCCCGCGCGGCCCAGGACGCGGGCATCCCGAAGCGCGTCACGCCGCACGTGCTCCGGCACACCTTCGCCACCCACTCGCTCGAGCAGGGCACGGAGCTCCCCGTGATTCAGCAGCTGCTCGGACACAAGAGCCCTCGCAGCACCGCCCGCTACGTCCACGTATCCTGCTCGACCGTGGCAGCAGCGCGAACCCCGATCGACGACGCCACCTTCGCGCTGTGA
- a CDS encoding type II toxin-antitoxin system prevent-host-death family antitoxin gives MRANRWALQDAKARFSELVRRASSEGPQHVTVHGHEQVVVVAADEYQRLAGSRTGAELVAALQASPHRDVDIEPPRLPLPVRAVDLP, from the coding sequence ATCCGGGCCAACCGTTGGGCCCTTCAAGATGCAAAGGCGCGCTTCAGCGAGCTAGTGCGGCGAGCATCGAGCGAAGGGCCGCAGCACGTGACCGTACACGGGCACGAACAGGTGGTGGTCGTGGCCGCCGACGAGTACCAGCGCCTCGCCGGCAGCCGAACGGGTGCGGAGCTGGTGGCCGCGCTCCAGGCGTCACCTCATCGGGACGTCGACATCGAGCCGCCGCGCCTTCCGCTCCCCGTGCGCGCCGTGGATTTGCCGTGA
- a CDS encoding type II toxin-antitoxin system VapC family toxin, which produces MSGWLLDTNVLSELRRARPAQRVVAFVASQPLASLFVSTVTLAEIRFGIERLDDAVRRRELGAWLEHRVRPMFEQRVLQVSEDVMLEWRVLVEQGRKTGYTYSQPDLIIAATARLHGMTVVSRYHKEYDRAQVPVVNPWSDS; this is translated from the coding sequence GTGAGTGGCTGGCTGCTCGACACGAACGTGCTCTCGGAGCTTCGGCGCGCTCGTCCGGCGCAGCGAGTGGTTGCCTTCGTCGCCTCCCAGCCGCTGGCGTCGCTCTTCGTCAGCACCGTCACGCTGGCGGAGATCAGGTTTGGGATCGAGCGCCTCGATGACGCCGTGCGCCGCCGCGAGCTGGGCGCGTGGCTCGAACACCGCGTGCGGCCGATGTTCGAGCAGCGCGTGCTTCAGGTGAGCGAGGACGTCATGCTCGAGTGGCGCGTGCTCGTCGAGCAGGGGCGGAAGACCGGCTACACGTACTCGCAGCCGGACCTGATCATCGCGGCCACGGCTCGCCTGCATGGCATGACCGTGGTCTCTCGCTATCACAAGGAGTACGACCGCGCGCAAGTTCCGGTGGTGAACCCCTGGTCCGACAGCTGA
- a CDS encoding Uma2 family endonuclease has product MVQRAPAPGFDALWEHLAELPDDVVGEIVAGEIRTTPRPDPPHLRAAAGVGVFLGGAFGMGIGGPGGWVILAEPRIRFEDELRVPDIAGWRGERYAEPERGPYTLPPDWICEILSPSTAAVGCGEKQPLYARSRVGHLWLMDPIARTLEVLRLQGDLWVVAAVFTGEAVVRAEPFDAIELDLGKIWRGRA; this is encoded by the coding sequence ATGGTCCAGCGCGCTCCCGCTCCCGGCTTCGACGCGCTCTGGGAGCACCTCGCCGAGTTACCCGACGACGTGGTGGGAGAGATCGTGGCCGGGGAGATCCGCACGACGCCTCGGCCTGATCCACCTCACCTTCGCGCCGCAGCGGGTGTCGGGGTGTTCCTGGGCGGAGCGTTCGGGATGGGGATCGGCGGGCCCGGCGGCTGGGTGATCCTCGCAGAGCCGCGCATCCGCTTCGAGGACGAGCTTCGAGTCCCCGACATCGCGGGATGGCGGGGCGAGCGCTACGCGGAGCCGGAGCGGGGTCCGTACACGCTGCCCCCCGACTGGATCTGCGAAATCCTCTCGCCCTCGACGGCGGCAGTGGGCTGCGGGGAGAAGCAGCCGCTCTACGCGCGCTCCCGAGTCGGCCACCTCTGGCTCATGGACCCGATCGCGAGGACCTTGGAGGTGCTGCGCCTTCAGGGCGACCTGTGGGTCGTCGCGGCGGTATTCACCGGGGAGGCGGTCGTGCGCGCGGAGCCCTTCGACGCCATCGAGCTGGATCTCGGAAAGATCTGGCGCGGTCGAGCCTAG
- a CDS encoding four helix bundle protein, producing the protein MLRIYPVVLHLIRQLRPTMAVIDRKDRDLGRQLRRCSASVGQNLGEGMYSRGRNRAAKYHVALGSAREMLACLELAEAFGYTAPIDQDMRASFNRIIGTLVRLVERAG; encoded by the coding sequence ATGCTCCGTATCTATCCGGTCGTCCTCCACCTCATCCGCCAGCTTCGACCAACCATGGCCGTCATCGATCGCAAGGACCGCGACCTCGGCCGCCAGCTTCGAAGGTGCTCCGCCAGCGTGGGGCAAAACTTGGGCGAGGGCATGTACTCCCGCGGACGCAATCGCGCCGCGAAGTACCACGTCGCGCTCGGGTCCGCGCGGGAGATGCTGGCCTGCTTGGAGCTCGCCGAGGCCTTCGGGTACACCGCGCCCATCGACCAGGACATGCGCGCCAGCTTCAACCGCATCATCGGTACCCTGGTCAGGCTGGTCGAGCGCGCGGGGTGA
- a CDS encoding class I SAM-dependent methyltransferase, which yields MDFRPQVPPEHYDLDYDSKIRFISYWTQIHEVVRLRPKSVLEVGIGNGFVHRYLRQRGYAVHTVDADARLGPDTVASVESLPFREREFELVCCFETLEHLPFERFRAAAEELRRVADRWVLISVPDVTPYLRFHLEWGFPKLILEKLLELPARRPPVHEFDGEHYWEIGKRGYPLSRVRAELESAGLAVEGTPRIAEEPWHRFFRCRVRP from the coding sequence ATGGACTTCCGCCCCCAGGTCCCGCCCGAGCACTACGACCTCGACTACGACAGCAAGATCCGCTTCATCTCGTACTGGACGCAGATCCACGAGGTCGTGAGGCTGCGCCCGAAGAGCGTCCTGGAGGTCGGCATCGGCAACGGCTTCGTGCACCGCTACCTGCGCCAGCGCGGCTACGCGGTACACACCGTGGACGCCGACGCGCGGCTCGGGCCCGACACGGTCGCGTCGGTGGAGTCGCTGCCGTTCCGGGAGCGCGAGTTCGAGTTGGTGTGCTGCTTCGAGACGCTGGAGCACCTGCCCTTTGAGCGCTTCCGCGCGGCGGCGGAGGAGCTCCGCCGGGTCGCGGACCGCTGGGTGCTGATCAGCGTGCCGGACGTGACGCCCTACCTGCGCTTCCACCTGGAGTGGGGCTTCCCGAAGCTGATCCTGGAGAAGCTCCTGGAGCTGCCGGCGCGGCGACCGCCGGTGCACGAGTTCGACGGCGAGCACTACTGGGAGATCGGCAAGCGGGGCTATCCGCTCTCGCGGGTGCGCGCGGAGCTCGAGTCCGCGGGCCTGGCCGTGGAGGGAACGCCGCGCATCGCGGAGGAGCCGTGGCATCGCTTCTTCCGCTGCCGCGTGCGACCCTGA
- a CDS encoding lipopolysaccharide biosynthesis protein, translated as MNEGRVGRALVTGAVWVTLAEVLAGLGALATNVVGARVLSPADFGLMGIVGLAIAVLEALTTSGFTQALVQKDEQVEPLLDVAWTWHVLRGLGIALILCAAAPLVARFYAEPRLTLLLMVSSLAIVLGGLSNIGTVFFDRKLDFRTQFLIKLGQTALALAVYLPVVLVLRNVWALAIAYVGGSLANLIISYVAQPYRPRFSWDARKLRALMRFGRWITGMTIVGFVILKGDDLFVSKYLGLTALGYYQMAYLVAMLPATQVTHVISRVSFPAYARLQHDRAELARAFLKVTRTTLLLGALATAVIWVLTPLFVAHVIGDKWQSIVPLVRVLVWAGLVRCFAALAGPVFQGLGRPDLDLKMNLPRLIVTVALIWPACARFGLEGAAWVVLVAICTTLPTWFWGIRALTGVGPLRVLREVALAAAAGGAFGGALWLSVR; from the coding sequence ATGAACGAAGGCCGGGTCGGGCGCGCGCTGGTCACCGGGGCCGTCTGGGTCACCCTGGCGGAGGTGCTGGCGGGCCTGGGCGCGCTCGCGACCAACGTGGTGGGCGCGCGCGTGCTCTCGCCGGCCGACTTCGGCCTGATGGGCATCGTGGGCCTCGCCATCGCGGTGCTGGAGGCGCTGACCACCAGCGGGTTCACGCAGGCGCTGGTGCAGAAGGACGAGCAGGTCGAGCCGCTGCTCGACGTCGCCTGGACCTGGCACGTGCTCCGGGGTCTGGGTATCGCGCTGATCTTGTGCGCGGCGGCGCCGCTGGTCGCGCGCTTCTACGCGGAGCCCCGGCTGACCTTGCTCCTGATGGTCTCGTCGCTGGCCATCGTGCTCGGCGGCCTCTCGAACATCGGCACCGTGTTCTTCGACCGGAAGCTCGATTTCCGCACCCAGTTCCTGATCAAGTTGGGGCAGACGGCGCTCGCCCTGGCGGTCTACCTGCCGGTGGTGCTGGTGCTGCGGAACGTCTGGGCGCTGGCCATCGCCTACGTGGGCGGGAGCCTGGCGAACCTGATCATCTCCTACGTGGCGCAGCCGTACCGCCCACGGTTCTCCTGGGACGCGCGGAAGCTCCGCGCTCTGATGCGCTTCGGGCGCTGGATCACCGGCATGACCATCGTCGGCTTCGTGATCCTGAAGGGCGACGATCTGTTCGTCAGCAAGTACCTCGGTCTGACGGCGCTGGGTTACTACCAGATGGCGTACCTGGTGGCGATGCTGCCCGCGACCCAGGTCACGCACGTGATCTCGCGGGTGAGCTTCCCGGCCTACGCGCGGCTCCAGCACGACAGGGCCGAGCTCGCCCGGGCCTTCCTGAAGGTGACGCGCACCACGCTCTTGCTCGGCGCGCTGGCCACGGCGGTGATCTGGGTGCTGACGCCGCTGTTCGTTGCGCATGTGATCGGCGACAAGTGGCAGAGCATCGTCCCGCTGGTGCGCGTCCTGGTCTGGGCGGGACTGGTGCGCTGCTTCGCGGCGCTGGCGGGCCCCGTGTTCCAGGGGCTCGGCCGCCCGGATCTGGATCTGAAGATGAACCTGCCGCGCTTGATCGTGACCGTCGCGCTGATCTGGCCGGCCTGCGCGCGCTTCGGCCTGGAAGGCGCGGCCTGGGTGGTGCTCGTCGCCATCTGCACCACGTTGCCCACCTGGTTCTGGGGGATCCGTGCGCTGACCGGCGTGGGTCCCCTCAGGGTCCTCCGGGAGGTGGCGCTCGCGGCCGCAGCGGGCGGCGCGTTCGGCGGGGCGCTCTGGCTCTCCGTTCGTTGA
- a CDS encoding rhodanese-like domain-containing protein, giving the protein MRVVVLFAFLTSASLLGCEAADAAPSGGSAAAPAPTLGGRVDGARAKQLVAEGATLLDVRSPGEFAEGHAPGAKNVPVGEVGARLAELDKSRPVVTYCAVGARSRQAAAVLRESGFTVWDMGSLGAWPR; this is encoded by the coding sequence ATGCGCGTCGTCGTGCTCTTTGCGTTCTTGACCTCCGCCTCCTTGCTCGGCTGCGAGGCCGCCGACGCGGCGCCCTCCGGCGGCTCGGCGGCTGCCCCGGCGCCGACCCTGGGCGGGCGCGTGGACGGCGCGCGGGCCAAGCAGCTCGTCGCGGAGGGCGCGACCTTGCTCGACGTGCGCAGCCCCGGGGAGTTCGCGGAGGGGCACGCGCCCGGCGCGAAGAACGTCCCGGTCGGCGAGGTCGGCGCGCGGCTCGCCGAGCTCGACAAGTCGAGGCCGGTGGTCACCTACTGCGCGGTCGGCGCGCGCTCGCGCCAGGCGGCGGCGGTGCTCCGGGAGAGCGGCTTCACCGTCTGGGACATGGGCTCGCTCGGCGCTTGGCCGAGGTGA
- a CDS encoding serine/threonine protein kinase — translation MTWLRPGVIVGDRYEVEDLLGEGGMGVVMRARHRFTGERVALKMLHTHLALRRDLATRFLAEARAPAAIGHPGIVRVLDAGTAQNGEPYFAMELLEGEPLAAAMRRGPMPFEHIRRICLEILGALGAAHAAGFIHRDLKPENVFLTAPSGQVKLLDFGIAKSLGELESQSQTATGTSMGTLHYMSPEQLRNAKRVDHRTDLWAVGVIFYQMVTGQLPYFAESPGDMLLLTLSSPPRPLEERLAEVPPALAACLACALAADPNARFTSAGEMAAAIASIPPLVLRYHTGVVSQDSAPYHPVPPTMTAGPAVTVTSTATATGTPAPPAAGKAALLAAGGLALLVVVPIAAGLAFWLSRALQSDASGAAAELGACASACKRINACGAVYDVDKCTAWCEASPPTRECVKGADCTAIGSCFIQGYCGKRPAGSRSCRDVADLQSKCRVNDQECVCRESHEVSPAEAGKLVVHNSCSFTRCESDCVGPFARNETCKTCYVRECGPQIDACR, via the coding sequence ATGACCTGGCTCCGCCCGGGTGTCATCGTCGGGGACCGCTACGAGGTCGAGGATCTGCTCGGCGAGGGCGGAATGGGCGTCGTGATGCGCGCGCGCCACCGCTTCACCGGCGAGCGCGTCGCGCTGAAGATGTTGCACACCCACCTCGCGCTCCGCCGGGATCTCGCGACGCGGTTCCTGGCCGAAGCCCGCGCACCCGCGGCCATCGGACACCCGGGCATCGTGCGGGTGCTCGACGCGGGCACGGCCCAGAACGGGGAGCCGTATTTCGCCATGGAGCTGCTCGAGGGGGAGCCGCTCGCAGCAGCGATGCGGCGCGGGCCCATGCCCTTCGAGCACATCCGGCGCATCTGCCTCGAGATCCTCGGCGCGCTCGGTGCGGCCCACGCCGCGGGGTTCATCCACCGCGATTTGAAGCCGGAGAACGTCTTCCTCACCGCCCCGTCCGGCCAGGTGAAGCTGCTCGATTTCGGCATCGCCAAGTCGCTGGGTGAGCTCGAGAGCCAGAGCCAGACGGCGACCGGGACGAGCATGGGCACGCTCCACTACATGTCGCCGGAGCAGCTCCGCAACGCCAAGCGCGTCGATCACCGCACGGATCTCTGGGCGGTCGGCGTGATCTTCTACCAGATGGTGACGGGGCAGCTGCCCTACTTCGCCGAGTCGCCGGGGGACATGCTCTTGCTCACGCTGTCGTCGCCGCCGCGCCCGCTCGAGGAGCGACTGGCGGAGGTGCCGCCGGCGCTCGCCGCGTGCCTGGCCTGCGCGCTGGCGGCGGACCCGAACGCCCGCTTCACCTCGGCGGGCGAGATGGCCGCCGCGATCGCCAGCATTCCGCCGCTGGTGCTGCGCTATCACACCGGCGTCGTCAGCCAGGACTCCGCGCCCTACCACCCGGTTCCGCCGACCATGACCGCCGGCCCCGCCGTCACGGTCACCTCGACGGCGACGGCGACGGGCACCCCGGCCCCTCCAGCTGCCGGCAAAGCCGCGCTCCTCGCCGCCGGAGGCCTGGCGCTGCTCGTCGTCGTGCCGATCGCCGCAGGGCTGGCGTTCTGGCTCTCGAGGGCGCTTCAGAGCGACGCCTCTGGCGCCGCGGCCGAGCTGGGCGCCTGCGCTTCCGCGTGCAAGCGCATCAACGCCTGCGGCGCCGTGTACGACGTGGACAAGTGCACTGCCTGGTGCGAGGCCTCGCCGCCCACCCGTGAGTGCGTCAAGGGCGCCGATTGCACCGCCATCGGCAGCTGCTTCATCCAGGGCTACTGCGGCAAGAGACCCGCCGGCAGCCGCAGCTGCCGGGACGTCGCGGATCTCCAGAGCAAGTGTCGGGTCAACGACCAGGAGTGCGTGTGCCGGGAGAGCCACGAGGTGTCACCCGCCGAGGCGGGCAAGCTGGTGGTCCACAACTCGTGCTCGTTCACGAGGTGCGAGTCGGACTGCGTCGGCCCCTTCGCCAGAAACGAGACCTGCAAGACCTGCTACGTCCGGGAGTGCGGCCCGCAGATCGACGCGTGCCGGTAG
- a CDS encoding RtcB family protein has protein sequence MSVKLRQVSPFLWEIPREGRMKVPGRVYLAPSQLEHVRADKALEQVVNVAHLPGIVGWSLAMPDIHWGYGFPIGGVAAVDAKHGAVSPGGVGYDINCGCRVITTHLHADDVTPHIHAIVTKLFAAIPTGVGSSHAIPTLSEHELRELMAKGAGWAISHGYRAGSDDAAHTEEGGCLRGAAPDAVSARALARGADQVGTLGSGNHFLEVQRVDEIYDAEAAAAFELRKGEITLMIHSGSRGLGHQTCDETLHELSRSYAQYGADYAALPDRQLACAPIDSDVGRRYLGAMQAAANFAWANRQVMTGLALRAVADALHVAPDSLGARLLYDVCHNIAKFEEHLVEGDARRVLVHRKGATRAFGPGDPRVPEAYREVGQPVLIPGDMGRYSFVLAGNAGAMTATFGSSCHGAGRLLSRTAALKKARGRRIEKELSARGIEVMARGYRTLGEEMSEAYKDVEDVVDVIDGAGVSRKVAKLVPLGVIKG, from the coding sequence ATGAGCGTCAAGCTGCGACAGGTGAGCCCGTTCCTCTGGGAGATCCCCCGGGAGGGACGCATGAAGGTGCCGGGGCGGGTCTACCTGGCGCCGAGCCAGCTCGAGCACGTGCGCGCCGACAAGGCGCTCGAGCAGGTGGTCAACGTCGCGCACCTGCCGGGCATCGTCGGCTGGAGCCTCGCCATGCCGGACATCCACTGGGGCTACGGCTTCCCCATCGGCGGTGTGGCGGCGGTGGACGCGAAGCACGGCGCGGTCAGCCCCGGCGGCGTGGGCTACGACATCAACTGCGGCTGTCGCGTGATCACTACGCACCTGCACGCGGACGACGTCACCCCCCACATCCACGCCATCGTGACCAAGCTGTTCGCCGCCATTCCCACCGGCGTCGGCTCGAGCCACGCCATCCCGACGCTCTCCGAGCACGAGCTGCGCGAGCTGATGGCCAAGGGCGCGGGCTGGGCGATTTCCCACGGCTACCGCGCCGGCAGCGACGACGCCGCCCACACCGAGGAGGGCGGGTGCTTGCGCGGCGCGGCTCCGGACGCCGTGAGCGCGCGCGCCCTGGCACGCGGCGCCGATCAGGTCGGCACGCTGGGCAGCGGCAACCACTTCCTGGAGGTGCAGCGGGTGGACGAGATCTACGATGCCGAAGCGGCAGCGGCGTTCGAGCTTCGCAAGGGCGAGATCACGCTGATGATCCACTCCGGCTCCCGCGGGCTCGGCCACCAGACCTGCGACGAGACCCTGCACGAGCTGTCCCGGAGCTACGCCCAATACGGCGCCGACTACGCCGCCCTGCCGGATCGCCAGCTCGCCTGCGCGCCCATCGACTCGGACGTCGGCCGCCGCTACCTCGGCGCGATGCAGGCCGCCGCGAACTTCGCCTGGGCGAACCGCCAGGTGATGACCGGCCTCGCGCTCCGGGCCGTGGCGGACGCGCTGCACGTCGCCCCGGACTCGCTCGGCGCGCGCTTGCTCTACGACGTCTGCCACAACATCGCGAAGTTCGAGGAGCACCTGGTCGAAGGCGACGCGCGACGCGTGCTCGTACACCGCAAGGGCGCGACGCGGGCCTTCGGTCCCGGCGACCCGCGGGTGCCGGAGGCCTACCGCGAGGTCGGGCAGCCGGTGCTGATCCCCGGGGACATGGGGCGCTACTCGTTCGTGCTGGCCGGCAACGCCGGCGCCATGACGGCCACCTTCGGCTCGAGCTGTCACGGCGCGGGGCGCCTGCTCTCCCGCACCGCCGCGCTGAAGAAGGCGCGCGGCCGCCGCATCGAGAAGGAGCTCTCGGCCCGGGGCATCGAGGTGATGGCCCGCGGTTATCGCACGCTCGGCGAGGAGATGAGCGAGGCCTACAAAGACGTCGAGGACGTGGTCGACGTGATCGACGGCGCGGGCGTGTCGCGGAAGGTGGCGAAGCTGGTACCGCTGGGGGTGATCAAGGGGTGA
- a CDS encoding archease → MPERFVRPVPYQELDHTADAGVAVRGKNKEEALARLVLAYADLVTGGEPAAASSELTITVEAGDHAAMAVDVLRELLYRFDTEGLVPESCEVECFDPELGARVRVGAGRYDPEAHAEGLALKAVTLHAARFEAEAGGWLAEVVFDV, encoded by the coding sequence CACACCGCGGACGCGGGGGTGGCGGTGCGTGGCAAGAACAAGGAAGAGGCGCTCGCGCGCCTGGTCCTGGCCTACGCCGACCTGGTGACCGGCGGCGAGCCCGCGGCGGCGAGCTCCGAGCTGACCATCACCGTCGAGGCGGGAGACCACGCGGCGATGGCGGTCGACGTGCTGCGCGAGCTGCTCTACCGCTTCGACACCGAGGGGCTCGTGCCCGAGAGCTGCGAGGTCGAGTGCTTCGATCCAGAGCTCGGCGCGCGGGTCCGCGTCGGCGCCGGCCGCTACGATCCGGAGGCCCACGCCGAGGGCCTCGCGCTGAAGGCCGTGACGCTCCACGCCGCGCGCTTCGAAGCGGAGGCCGGCGGCTGGCTCGCCGAGGTGGTGTTCGACGTGTGA